A region of Pieris rapae chromosome 20, ilPieRapa1.1, whole genome shotgun sequence DNA encodes the following proteins:
- the LOC110994960 gene encoding dolichyl-diphosphooligosaccharide--protein glycosyltransferase subunit 2 isoform X2, which translates to MMFKALAFISTVATCSAILQGTIDVNRLQGILQEGVGSKDLSSIYYSVKGLKQINAKIPDICQVIKSANYDLNNIEQIFYLTNAAALSGCQNFLKPDVLSAPVRTLDKKDASLIEMYHAVYSLKAIGKGQTFEKEEALKNLIQLLKKDDTPANYGYVFALCEHMGCEAWTAQHSEGVLLSADESDSKSLHFEGGLPVTSLLLTTILRSYKSLKKPAPLTLDQRYKFATYLVSRRSVNTPRGAALLLEAAVAIADDQPTPISVAFKDRKYITSDLDTIEFSVTDIIGRAISSLKPEEVVAQSGTRLADDVVVLSKQPLTQKQNDQTTYILNLNKIKTQYGMYKISLAAGTKSAHFNVAVLGEIQLGNLELGIGDVDGTTSPKVTTLAFPNKLTDVLQADHLQKVSLKFSVKDKWGKPVLVQQAFVRVAPSSGDDEAIFVAEPDNTKAYKVDLNVAAVGKLVQHKSGRYSLSVYLGDSAVSNPLLWDLGDIAFNFGKDAVAIGQDKSRANSVNRGPLPEISHKFREPDARPPKLVSDVFAAACAAPLLLLLLLWARIGINFGNLPFTPAALVFHLALGGSLALYGLFWLQLSMFATLRYLAPLAVVTFLSGHSLLRRLAQDKKR; encoded by the exons GTAATTAAATCGGCAAactatgatttaaataacattgaaCAAATATTCTACCTTACAAATGCTGCTGCCCTTTCTGGGTGTCAGAATTTCTTAAAACCTGATGTATTAAGTGCCCCAGTAAGGACACTAGATAAGAAAGATGCTTCACTTATTGAGATGTACCATGCAGTGTATTCTCTTAAGGCAATTGGAAAAGGTCAAACATTTGAAAAAGAAGAGGCccttaaaaatctaattcaattattaaagaaagatGACACGCCAGCTAA CTATGGATATGTGTTTGCCCTATGTGAGCATATGGGATGTGAAGCTTGGACAGCACAGCACTCTGAAGGGGTTTTGCTATCAGCTGATGAAAGTGACTCCAAATCTCTTCATTTTGAAGGTGGCCTCCCTGTTACCTCCCTCCTTTTAACAACTATTCTCAG ATCATACAAAAGCCTCAAGAAGCCAGCGCCACTGACTTTAGACCAGCGCTACAAGTTTGCCACATACTTGGTGTCTAGACGTTCTGTGAACACTCCCCGTGGGGCTGCCCTTTTACTAGAAGCTGCTGTAGCAATTGCTGATGATCAG CCAACTCCAATCAGTGTAGCATTCAAGGACAGGAAGTACATCACCTCTGACTTAGACACTATAGAGTTTTCTGTCACTGACATTATTGGCAGAGCCATCTCATCCCTTAAACCAGAGGAAGTTGTTGCACAATCTGGCACCAGACTGGCTGATGATGTAGTTGTGCTTTCCAAACAACCTTTAactcaaaaacaaaatgatcAAACAACTTACATCCTCAATCTAAATAAGATTAAGACACAATATGGCATGTACAAAATCTCTTTGGCTGCGGGAACTAAATCGGCTCACTTCAATGTTGCTGTGTTGGGTGAAATACAATTGGGTAATTTGGAACTTGGTATTGGAGATGTCGATGGAACAACCAGCCCCAAGGTGACTACTCTTGCCTTCCCCAATAAACTTACTGATGTGCTGCAAGCTGATCATTTACAGAA GGTATCATTGAAGTTCAGTGTAAAAGACAAATGGGGCAAGCCAGTGTTAGTTCAGCAGGCATTTGTGCGAGTAGCTCCATCTAGTGGAGATGATGAGGCAATCTTTGTTGCAGAACCTGACAATACAAAGGCTTACAAGGTTGACTTG AATGTAGCAGCTGTTGGAAAGTTGGTACAGCATAAATCAGGTCGTTACTCCTTAAGTGTCTACCTCGGAGATAGTGCTGTCTCCAACCCATTGCTCTGGGACCTCGGGGATATCGCATTTAACTTTGGAAAGGATGCTGTAGCTATTg GTCAAGATAAATCCCGGGCTAATTCGGTGAACAGAGGACCATTGCCTGAGATTTCTCACAAGTTCCGTGAGCCAGACGCGCGTCCCCCTAAACTGGTGTCGGATGTGTTCGCGGCCGCATGTGCCGCCCCCTTGCTTCTCTTGCTCCTGCTTTGGGCAAGGATTGGGATTAACTTCGGAAACCTGCCATTTACACCGGCTGCGCTCGTCTTCCATCTGGCGCTGGGAG GTTCCCTGGCGCTATACGGCTTATTTTGGCTGCAGCTTTCAATGTTCGCGACGCTGCGTTATTTGGCGCCTCTTGCGGTGGTCACATTCCTTTCGGGTCACAGCCTTCTTCGCCGCCTGGCGCAAGACAAGAAGCGCTAG